AACAGGGTAACTTCCTACCATACTAAACCCTCCCTTGTCGTCGATCATCGCGTGAGCAACTCCGGAAGGAACTAGCATGACATCCCCCTTCCCCACATCAATCTCAATCCTTCCCTTGttttcttcatcctttGGCCCCCCAAAGCAGAGGGTTCCGGCACCAGAGACGACGACAAGTAGTTCGTGAGTGTTGGAATGGTAATGGTGCTGTCGATACATCGGGAATCGCCATGCGGGTTTAACGACTCCAACCAAGGATAGGTGTTTCTCCACTTGCTCTGCAGTCACGGAAGACGGATAGGCAGAGTGATAGATCATAAGAGGATGGTGATGGAGTGCGGTATTGGGGAAGTTCCGATAAGAGGGTATTTGTTTCTTGGTGACACAGAGAGTCGATAAAGAATTGGGAGCGAGTGGTGACATGGTATGTTGGATATCCTGTACTGTTGGCAGTCCGTGTCGTTTGATAGGATGTTGTGTACAATAATTTAACTAGTTACAAAGTGCCATCAAATAAGGACAGTTGGTTGCTTCACCACTGCTGAACAAGTTCGGTGTGGGGCAGGAAAGACGTGCTTATCTCTTTGACGTCATGGACATTTCTTCGCTATGTCAGCTTTCCTATGATTTTGTTTCAGTGTGATGTTAGTTGTCAATTCCCCTTACGAATTAGTGAGTTCGAAAACAATTaaaaaagaaacaaaaTAACGTGTTACTGCTGGTCGCAGATGATGGATTGTGAATGCTAATAGTATACTAATTACATTTTCTTCAATGTAGCATACGTTACACGTGTATATGCGCAACGATGACCAAGTTATCCAGTTAGCTTCGGGATTGAATGCGAGCGGAAATCGTCGAGTCCGAGATACAAAGAGCTGGAAGGTAGTTGGTAGATGATCGCCACAGGGGATTCATACTTATCTTTCAATTTCTGAGATGCTCACTTCCTTGACTACTCCCAATACTGGCCCCTTATCACCGTACACGGGATCCTTCTCAAACCATGCCAGCCCTTTGATTCGCTCCCACGCTTCacctttctcttcctccttcccaaCACAGAAGTCCCAGTCATCTGCTCCTATCGGATACCCTCCAAGCATTTCAAAGCCCCCTCTATTCTCCAACATCCCATGCGAAACTCCAGCAGGTACGATCATAACGTCTCCTTGCTTCACTTCTACCTCTAACCTTCCGATATTCCCTTCCTCCGGCGGGCCGCCAAAGCATAGACGTGCGGACCCAGAGGTGACCACCATAGCTTCCTGGGTAGTGGAGTGGTAATGGTGGACAGGACTCATCGGCGATCGCCATGAAGGCTTTACGACACCGACAGAGAGAAGATGGTCCTCGATTTGGTCGACGGTAAGAGTAGGAGGGTAGGCTGAGTAATAGATAAGGAACGGATAATTCTGTAGAGAGGTATTTGGGAAAGCTCGATATGCTGGGATTTGATGGGTGACGACACGCACAGAATCTCGAGAATTGGGGAGGAATGACATTGTTTTGAGTATCGcttggatgatgagaatAGCGAGGGCGGGCTGTCTGAAGTCGCAGCTGGGCGTTACAGTTTAGGGGCCTTCATTCACCACGAAAATGTAGATACAGAAAGGAGCTAACCCATTGGGCTACATGTTATTCATTACACCCTGAGACATAATAATAATCAATGCAGGCAACACCCGGTATAAGCCGAAGTCGGGTTATTAATTATATCAAAAATAGGTCACGCAAGTATATACATATAAAGTTATATATACAAAGGAAACAAGTGATGACGATTTTGATGTCATGACATCACAGAAATTCTTTTTATCATTCACCAAACAGAGTATATGTCTCGGCCACTTATTCCGCTGGTTTTTTGTTGTACCTTGGTTTTAACTACTAAAGAAAGTCTCTACACCTGATCGATCTCAATTAGTCTATAATATATTCCACATATACGCTTTAGAAACGCTCCAGAATATCTAACAAACAAATCATGTGGACCCTGCACCAGCTGGCAGAGAACAAACCCACCCGCAGCGCCGCCGATCCCCCAtctccctctccatccCCTTCCGTTAATCGCAAAAGAGCCCGTATTTCGTCCAACTCGCCCACAATGACACCGAGTttggtgaagaaggagaatgaAAGGATGAGTTCTGAGAAGCCAAACCCTAGCGAGCTGGAGAAGGACGAGGGGGGGCCAAAACCAGATGTTGAAAGAGAATGGGAAGGGTTTTCAAAAGATGTCTTAGAGAAATGGCCTGCTCTGAAGAAAAGGAACTTCTGGTGCATCCAGCGACATTCTGCTACAGGTCAGTTCGTACGCTATAACTTATAATCCAAGAAACTGCGCAGCTATCTGATACCGTCATAGCATTGCACTACGACTTGCGAATGCATCTTGATGGGGTCACTGTCTCTTGGGCCGTCCCTAAAGGTCTACTAGGTATGCAGAAGCAACACTCTAGCCCACTGATTAACTGGACTAACAGTTCAACTTCTGTAAGGCATTTCAAAGAGCGGCGAGGCACGAAGGATGGCTGTTGAGACAACTTTACATCCTCTTTGGTATACCATACATGAAGGTCAGCCCTTATTTACTGTAAGATCCCATCAAATATCTCTGCTAATGGGACTTTTTAGAATCGGACGGTAGGAGTAGGTATCGTGGCAAGAACCAACTATCTGAGGCTTCAGGCTGATCGACAACGTTTTTGTCGTTACCACGAAGTTTTCGGACAAGGTCGTCAAGGTGGGACTCGTAAGCAATTTAACGTTTTGCACATGAAATAAAGCAAACGTTTGCGCTTATTCAGCATCAACTTAGTTCTGTGGGATATTGGGGAGTACACGATCGATCTGCCCTCTGGATACATACCCGACCTTGATAcagacgaagaagaagaagcgGAGAATCGTAGACGGTTCAAAAAAAGACGGAAAGATTCTGAAAAGTAAGTGCCTCGATAGCGCGTCGTATAATCTCTTGGTTGTTTGGTCAATGCTGAAGGTCACCTTCCGCTTTTTTTTATTCCCCCCGATAATAGTGACGggcgagaagaagaggacaagTTTCGGAAGGCGCTACATAGGCATATCGAATTTGGGAGGTCAAGGAGTATACATTTTACCTTGAAGGGAGGCAAAAAGGTAAACTACTATTGTCTAGTATTCATTCAAGGTGTCCGCATTAACCTTCAAAATCTCTTTCCCCACCCGACTCTAGATGACGAATCACTGTAAGCACCATCTCTGATCGTCAGTTGGATATCATATACTGATAAGAAGTATTTTAGCGTTCATCCTTGTCCTAAGCCGCGACCCCAACAAATATAGCAATGTTAGTCCtgaaggaaaagagaaaaagacGTGGTTTATCACTCTTCCACGAGGAGTGGATGGTTATCCGTGGGACAAGGGCGGGGAAGACGGGAGCTTCTATGGAAGGAGCGTAAAGAGTGAGTGATCATTCCATATACCATCTTTattttttctttccctgCTCAATTGTCCCTTTTACTTCCATATCCCCCACCTCTGCGGAGCCTGACTGACTATGGCGACTCATTGTCTCGTAGGTGGTATGACCTTTCAGCAAGTGTGTGCGGGTTTAGCAGATGATTCGTCGCAATGAGGAAACGAGCCTTCAAACAAGTGCTGAACCCTCGCGGACTTGCACGACTTGAAAGATCCAGAAAAATGGGCCCACTCAATGTTATCAGTCGGTCGGATCGCAAAAATTCCTACTTCGATGAGCCATTGATGATCTCGGCTTTTATCATGATGTCTTACAAAATTATCGATGAGCATAATGGGTCTGGTCATATTACAGCACTCAAATTACAAGTCAGGTCTATTCGCCGCCACTGGGCTTATGGAAATCAGGAAGCTGTATGAAAGAACGGCTTGGAGGGATGGCTTGGAGGGATGGTGATTGCGAACGCAAATGATCCATAACACTGGTTCTTTCGAAGTTTCTATATCAGGAGGACTGACTATGATCCTCTTAATCTCCCGTTGCGAGAACACCCGGATTTTTGGCAAGATGCCAGCCATGTTGCCGCAGCACCGTCAAAAGCGGAGAGTGACCGTCGTTCGCAAGAACATGGGATCAAGGCATCGTCATCTTATCCAGATTGCCTATTGTCAACTCCCCCTGTCGATCCCGACAGATTTCATGCACCTTGTATTTGAGGATGTGCTCACAACATTGGTCAACCTCCTAGGCGGTACCTCCAGCAATCTGGGGAAAGAACATTTTGTAGCTAAGGAGAAATGGGAGGAGATAGGAAGAGCAACTGCAAACTCAGGGAATACCATCCCTTCATGTTTCGCAGCTAGATTCCCAATTTCATTGAGTCCAGACAGGGATGTACGGCTGACAGTTGGTCGTTCTGGATCCGATATCTTACCTGTACCTTCCATGTACTACAAGCATATCATGCGGTTCTCAAAACTGGAGCGTGAGTGCTTGGAGTTCGAGTATCGCAGAGACAGGGTGCCTGGTCTGAAGAGAGATTGGGCGCGATGGGTAGAGGACTACGAGAGGTGAGCAGCTCCGCTGTTCATTATAAATTGTTTATTATCATTCGCGGCTAATAACCCGTCACGAAAGGTTATACTACAAGGATGACCCAACTCATCTCCACCTTTGCTCCTCACAAGTTCACCTGCTCCTGTGCATTGTCGATTTTATATCCAGGTATTTGGGCCAGAATGGATTTGGTGGCATGTCAGTTGGCGATATGCGAGTGGCTAGGTTGATTTCGCGTGAATCCGATGGAAGGAGTGCTTCTTTAGTATCAGTGAGTGACTCGTCCGGAAGGGGGGACTTGAGGTGAGTTCCATAGATGAACTAATGGATTTTGTCATCCATCTAGATAATCGACTCAGGGAGCGTGGGAAAGAAAAGCGCGAAACCCGACCTTCATATCAACGTTCTTCCTTCCGAACTTCAGTTTTCCAGCCAACTCCGACCTAGGTACTGCTGATGATGTAATGGTGATACGTTACAGTATATAGTTGCGGTTCGACCGGAACATGCGTTATCAGCATAGGGTCGTCGACCTCAACCGCGCCTCTGTTATGGTCAGCTCCTTTTAACATCATCACTGTGGGCCTCTATTGAAAGGCGATAGTGTCTGTTTCCAATACTCAGGTTTCGTATCTTCCAGGATCAGAAAGAGGAAAGTAGTTTGGTACCAACCTACTATGGACTTATATACGTTTCTACGCTCGACACTACAAGCTAAATGATATAGGTATCCACCTCGCTAATCCGTATGTACATCATCTACTACTTCAACTGACATCAGACTTATTCCACTCTACAGTCACCGCACCTCCACTCTCACGCTAGCACACAGTCACTCATCAGGAAGGAGCTTAGCGTTTCAACTCTGCGGAGGCGCACCAAAAAGGATATGGCTGGAGAAGCATTTATACACCTTATCTGGCAGATGATGCGTTTACGGGGCGATACATTGGATAACCACGGCCCGTATTAGATCTAAATGTATGTAAATATGTATGTTAAGATAATAGCAATTTTGACACACACTATTTGTTACATCAACTGCTACTTATTACTACGAATTTTCATCCCCTCCCCTCTGTCTGCTGTGAGATTCGTACATGGCAATTGCTTCCTTGTACGCCTCCACCACATCACCCGACACAGAAGGTAAGACCAAGCGTGCAACCTCAACGACCGACGCGTCTTCCTTTGCAGACAATTCCCTTCGTCTACattccatctcctcttccttcatcttcctctcccaCCCCCGGTCCTCTTCCAGGGCCTGTTCTCCCGATCGTGTCTGGCCTTGTCATCAGCCAACCGCTCTCGTTCCAAATTCAAGTTCGCCAATTTCAGTTCCTTATTTTCTTTGTGGAACTGGCATTTGTGTGTGCGCCCTCTATCCTCCGTTGCCACGAGAGCTGATCGGAGGTCCGCCAGATCTGCTGCACGACGGCCGCGAGCTGTAGATGCTATGGCAACCAGATTTATACCTTGATAATAATGACAAACTCGCGAGGAATAGAGTTGGAGATGGCCTCAATGACCTCGGCCCCTCCAGACACCCCCCGTCTtcaccatcatcctcatcccTTGCATCCCAGTCGTCGTCACCCTCGTCGTCATCCTCGGGGCCGGCCGAATCTTGGGTGATGGCGGCAACAAAGCCAGGGTCATCCGTTGAGGAACGGAGAGAAGGATCTCCTCCTTGATGAGGATTGAAGACGGCAAGTAGGTCGTGGGATTGTGCCTTCTGCGTATCCCTTTTTTCTAGACCATCTCTGTGATCAACACCTTTATTGAAAAGAGACACGGCCTTGTTTGTGGCAGGCACGACGTACGTATCATCTTTTGGATTTGCCTTTCCATCTTCAGATCGTCATTTTCTCTTGCTGCCACAAGCTCGCCTTCCAGAGTGCCATCGCCCGACTGACCTTTGTCCTTGAACTGTCGGAATACCTGCTCCATACTACCGATGTAAAGAGAAGTTAGTCGCTAATAGTACCGCTTGAAAGAAAGACAAGATGACTCATCTTTCGCTTAGTTTCCAGGGCTGTATAGTGAGAGCGAGGACCGTGCTCGGAGAAGTAACGTGCCTGGATCCCGGTGTTTCCCTGAGATCCTGGGTTCATTTGTAACTTGGGTCGTCCTGTGTCAAATATGTTAAGTAACTGAATACCCCCATTACAAATTATATATGTCACCCGACACGGACATGTCCTCCTGATACAGCCGCTTCAGATAATCGTCTGTTATCAGTTACAAGTTTATGAAAAGATAAGAAGAAAAGCATAAATAATTAAGTAAGGTTGAAGTGACATATGTTATTCTTGACTCGAAAGAACAAGACCCATAAAGAAGATCAGCTTAAAGGAGGTAGACGGGCGTTGAAGCAGTCTGCCGCCTTCTTGTCCCACGCAACGACAGTAGTGAAAGATGACAACAGGAGTCATCATTATGACGttcttccatctttcaAGCTTTCTTTTCTCAGCTATAATGGACAAGGTCAGACTGACAATGCTTCTCCAGGAGACTAACCGCGTGAGGCTGTGCTGTAGCCAAATAGCACTGACAAAGCGTAAGACGAGAGAAGGAACCCGGCGGAGCTGCGCCCCACACGCACTGCCGCGTCGTAACTGGCGACTGATTTATAGATGATGGCGCCTACTGAGCAATTACATAATCCTAAAATACGGATGCCGCCGTGTCTGTGCGGTGCAGTATTCGATTTATCGGTATTTACGTACTGGTTTTTTATGGGATTCCTTTTGTGTCAATATCCAGCCCAGCAACAGAAGCCACGATGAATCCGGGCGATGTATACCAACCGCCACAGGGCTACAATGCATACGGCTCCCCCACGCGCCAAAATCAACGTCCCCCACAACCACAGCCACCGCATCTTCCTCCGCAACAGCCACCGTATCCTCCTCCGCACCAGCCTGCCGTTCAGTATGGCGACCCCTTCAGCGCCTCCCCACAGCGCCCACCTACTGCTCCTGTGCAGAACATGTATCCTGCATGGCAAGAACCCCAAGACAGCCACCATCATGCCTCTCACCCTCTGCAGCCGGCTTCGCCGACCGGTCCTCAAAGTCCTCGGTATTCGCTCCCGACGCAATCAATGTCCCCGTTCAACGGCTCCCCTGCGTCGGCACCCGTTCCAGCACCGTATATAATGGGATCTCCTTCCAAtgctcctgctcctcctATACCTGCATCTTCACCTCAACACACTCATTTTAACATGAACCCATCATATTCTCTACCCCAGCAACAGCTTACCCCGTCCTACTCCTATCCAAACGGCATTGATGATCGTCTCACCTCGCCGCCTCCTTTGATGCCTCACCATTCATCCCATTCCTCTATTTCTGCTATACCTGCTCCAGTTCCAGATAACGTCAACTACAGGCCATCTTATCCTCCTCAAGGATACGGCAACACCGCAGATGACGATATGAACGACTCCCACCCTCTTCTTGCACACGCGGCGCCTGATCCTCGGTTTGGTATTCCTCAGTCAGCAAGCGCAATGTCAATGTCAGCTCCGGCGGCAAGATATCAGTTAAGCGACACCGGTGCTGGAGATATGGGCGTACCGATGTACACTGGAAACGGTGATGCCGAAGGCCAAAATGGGTTTGGAACTGGAGATGGCGTAGGTGCggatgacgaggatgaggtCAATATGCACTATGGACCCATTCCAGCGAGGATGGTCAGGCGAAATAGGACGCAGAAACGTGTGCAGTGAGTTATATGTTCCTCTTGCATTAGTTCAGCTAACCCAACCCTTTGAAGACTCTTCCAGGGTCATCTCGTACTTGATGTCGAAGTTCCTACAATGCTGCTCGACCAGTGCCCAATTCGCCAGGGAAACGAATTTACCAAAATGAGATATACAGCGGTTACCTGTGATCCAAATGACTTTGTTGAGGACAAGTATACTCTAAGGCAACGATTGTACGATCCGCCTCGACAAACGGAGCTTTTCATTGTCATTACAATGTATAACGTTCGTACTTTCTGTCTGTTGTAAACTTATGTGCTGATGGCTGGTGTAGGAGGACGATATTTTGTTTTGTCGAACGATGCGAGGCGTGATGCAGAATATTGCTCACCTTTGTACGAGGTCAAAAAGTAAGACCTGGGGAGAGAACGGCTGGAAAAAAGTAGGTTTCCTTGTTTAATTCGTCCTCAAGCCATTGTACTCATGGTCATGATAGGTGGTGGTGTGCATCGTTGCCGACGGTCGAAAAAAGATCAACCCCCGAACTCGTTCAGTCCTCGCCGCGCTCGGTGTATACCAAGAAGGTGTGGGTAAGAACATAGTCAATGGAAAGCCTGTCACAGCACACGTATACGAGTACACTACACAGTGTGGGTAAACGCCCTGCAGGAATTAAGTCGAAAGCTGATAAAGAATTAGTGTCGATAAACTCTAGTGGAAAGATTGGGCCTGGCGGTCCAAATACGGTGCCAATCCAAATGCTATTCTGTCTCAAGGTTTGTCATGCGAGGTTATCATCTTCGCGTATTGATGCTGATCGGACATTGTAGGAGAAGAATCAAAAGAAGATCAACAGTCATCGATGGTTCTTCAAGTAAGCTGCATCCTTGCGCGTTCGCCCTTGCAGAGCTGAAGAATAATTTTCCAGCGCTTTTGGTACTTGCCTTCGGCCGAACGTATGCGTCCTTCTTGACGTTGGTACGCAACCTGGTCCCGATTCGATCTATCATCTTTGGAAGGCATTTGATATTAACTCAAGCGTTGGCGGTGCTTGTGGTGAGATTGTCGCGTTGAAGGGGATGTTCTGGAAAAATCTACTGAACCCTTTGTACGTCTGGCGGAAGTTGGTCAATAAGGGTTGATCTGATGACGACGGTAGGGTGGCAGCGCAAAACTTTGAGTACAAGATGAGTAACATTTTGGATAAACCTCTCGAGTCGATTTTTGGATATATCACCGTCTTGTTAGTCTCGTTCGTTTGCATTAAGCATGGCAATACTAACATGATTCATATAGGCCGGGTGCTTTCTCTGCGTATCGATATATCGCGCTTCTCAATGACGAAAAAGGGAACGGTCCTCTAAAGCAGTACTTTGTTGGAGAGACGATGCATGGTTCTGGAGCTGGTATCTTGTAAGTTTAATATATCCCGTAATGTTAATGTCTCTAGATTGACGCCATTGTTGCAGCTCGTCCAATATGTATCTCGCCGAAGGTTTGTTTCGACTTGAAGGCTTCCATCCTTGCAACGTTGAGCTGATTTTTCGACAGATCGTATCCTTTGTTGGGAACTCGTGAGCAAGAGAGAATGTAAATGGAAGCTGCATTATGTCAAGTCGGCCTATGCCATTACAGACGTACCGGATACAGTTCCTGAGCTGGTTTCTCAAAGACGAAGGTGGGTAAAGCCCAGAATTGTTAGTGATTGTTAGACTGATGCTCGCGCTTCGTAGATGGCTCAATGGGTCTTTCTTTGCGGCTATTCACTCCATCGTTCATTTCGGCTATCTTTACCGATCCTCGTGAGTGGATTCTGATGTATCTCACACTTTTTCTGAAGCTTGCAAAGCCATACATTTACTCGGAAATTCTTCTTGCACATAGAACTGGTCTATCGTAAGTTGATTATGAAGGCTACCACTTGTGAAAAGAAGAATTGTGACGGTATATTTCAGAAACGTTAAACATGATCTTCGCCTGGTTCGCTCTAGGAAATTACTTCATTGCTTTCGTATGTGATCATTTTCTTCAATTGCACCCATACCAGCTAATTCATTGACTTGTAGTTCGTTCTTACCGAATCTCTCAACTCCCTCGGCTCTGCTTGGAAATATGTCAATACCCCCTTGCATTATATCTATATTGCACTCTTGCTATGGTGTTTCCTATTAAGTTTAGGTAACAGACCTGCTGGGTAGGTCTAATTTCCAAGTAGAAGATCATCGGGAGAAGACTTTACTGATGAGCGGTATAGTTCTAAGATTGGTTACACACTAAGTATGGTCGGATTTGCTTTGATCACAGTATATATGCTTTTTGCGGCTAGTGAGTCACCATCGCTCCCTCGTTGAACTCTTTTGAGGCTGGCTGCTAATCTCAAGTCAGTTTATTTGGCAGTAAAAGGTGTTCAGGACGTCGAAGCACAAGGAGATATAACGGCGAGCACTGTATTTGGAAACAAAATCTTTAGGAATATTGTGATATCGTTGCTGGCGACATATGGACTGTATATTCTCAGCTCATTGATAGCTCTCGAACCATGGCATATGAGTGAGTTTGTCTCGCATCGGCTTACATTGGCCTTGTGTTGCTAACAGGTTGGGTAGTCACTTCTTTCTTGCAGTATCTTTTACTCGCCCCGTCGTACATTAATGTGCTCAAGTACGTACTTATCCACGTGCTTTCCCTCTCCAGTTCTATACTTATATTCCACAGCGTATATGCGTTTTGCAATGTGCATGATGTGGTATGTCCATTCTGACATTCTTTTTTCAGAGTCAATTGCTGACTCGCCACAGTCTTGGGGTACTAAAGGGTCCGACAAAGTCTCTGACGATCTCGGTGTCGTCAAATCTTCAGGCGACAATAAAGATGAGGTCACTGTTGATTTACCGATTGAACAAAAGGATATCAATGCTGTATACGCGGCGGAGCTGCAAATATTGGGAACAAAAGCCCCGAAAGAGGTGCGGGTGATTAGCGATGATCAGAAACAAGAAGATTATTATAAGAATGTTAGGACAAATGTGAGCTTTTCTTTTCTGAAAAATCCGAAGAGGAAGATTCTGATGTTGCGAACAGGTGTTGCTGGCTTGGACAATGACCAACGGGGCCCTGGTGGCTGCGATTCTGTGGGTACCTTCTTAGCAAAATTCCCAATAATCTAATCTAG
This DNA window, taken from Cryptococcus gattii WM276 chromosome C, complete sequence, encodes the following:
- a CDS encoding uncharacterized protein (Similar to TIGR gene model, INSD accession AAW42058.1~Duplicated and diverged from downstream gene CGB_C9630C), producing the protein MSPLAPNSLSTLCVTKKQIPSYRNFPNTALHHHPLMIYHSAYPSSVTAEQVEKHLSLVGVHHYHSNTHELLVVVSGAGTLCFGGPKDEENKGRIEIDVGKGDVMLVPSGVAHAMIDDKGGFSMVGSYPVGAKNWDMCTGQDGDKTDAWETVKGVKWFEKDPIYGDDGPATNTSEDNAM
- a CDS encoding uncharacterized protein (Similar to TIGR gene model, INSD accession AAW42058.1~Duplicated and diverged from upstream gene CGB_C9620C) yields the protein MSFLPNSRDSVRVVTHQIPAYRAFPNTSLQNYPFLIYYSAYPPTLTVDQIEDHLLSVGVVKPSWRSPMSPVHHYHSTTQEAMVVTSGSARLCFGGPPEEGNIGRLEVEVKQGDVMIVPAGVSHGMLENRGGFEMLGGYPIGADDWDFCVGKEEEKGEAWERIKGLAWFEKDPVYGDKGPVLGVVKEVSISEIER
- a CDS encoding Hypothetical Protein (Similar to TIGR gene model, INSD accession AAW42054.1), with product MWTLHQLAENKPTRSAADPPSPSPSPSVNRKRARISSNSPTMTPSLVKKENERMSSEKPNPSELEKDEGGPKPDVEREWEGFSKDVLEKWPALKKRNFWCIQRHSATALHYDLRMHLDGVTVSWAVPKGLLGISKSGEARRMAVETTLHPLWYTIHEESDGRIFGQGRQGGTLLWDIGEYTIDLPSGYIPDLDTDEEEEAENRRRFKKRRKDSENDGREEEDKFRKALHRHIEFGRSRSIHFTLKGGKKMTNHSFILVLSRDPNKYSNVSPEGKEKKTWFITLPRGVDGYPWDKGGEDGSFYGRSVKSGMTFQQVCAGLADDSSQ
- a CDS encoding Chitin synthase, putative (Similar to TIGR gene model, INSD accession AAW42050.1), giving the protein MNPGDVYQPPQGYNAYGSPTRQNQRPPQPQPPHLPPQQPPYPPPHQPAVQYGDPFSASPQRPPTAPVQNMYPAWQEPQDSHHHASHPLQPASPTGPQSPRYSLPTQSMSPFNGSPASAPVPAPYIMGSPSNAPAPPIPASSPQHTHFNMNPSYSLPQQQLTPSYSYPNGIDDRLTSPPPLMPHHSSHSSISAIPAPVPDNVNYRPSYPPQGYGNTADDDMNDSHPLLAHAAPDPRFGIPQSASAMSMSAPAARYQLSDTGAGDMGVPMYTGNGDAEGQNGFGTGDGVGADDEDEVNMHYGPIPARMVRRNRTQKRVQLFQGHLVLDVEVPTMLLDQCPIRQGNEFTKMRYTAVTCDPNDFVEDKYTLRQRLYDPPRQTELFIVITMYNEDDILFCRTMRGVMQNIAHLCTRSKSKTWGENGWKKVVVCIVADGRKKINPRTRSVLAALGVYQEGVGKNIVNGKPVTAHVYEYTTQLSINSSGKIGPGGPNTVPIQMLFCLKEKNQKKINSHRWFFNAFGTCLRPNVCVLLDVGTQPGPDSIYHLWKAFDINSSVGGACGEIVALKGMFWKNLLNPLVAAQNFEYKMSNILDKPLESIFGYITVLPGAFSAYRYIALLNDEKGNGPLKQYFVGETMHGSGAGIFSSNMYLAEDRILCWELVSKRECKWKLHYVKSAYAITDVPDTVPELVSQRRRWLNGSFFAAIHSIVHFGYLYRSSHTFTRKFFLHIELVYQTLNMIFAWFALGNYFIAFFVLTESLNSLGSAWKYVNTPLHYIYIALLLWCFLLSLGNRPAGSKIGYTLSMVGFALITVYMLFAAIYLAVKGVQDVEAQGDITASTVFGNKIFRNIVISLLATYGLYILSSLIALEPWHMITSFLQYLLLAPSYINVLNVYAFCNVHDVSWGTKGSDKVSDDLGVVKSSGDNKDEVTVDLPIEQKDINAVYAAELQILGTKAPKEVRVISDDQKQEDYYKNVRTNVLLAWTMTNGALVAAILQTSGGDSSLATTYMGILFTVAGLAFFRFLGSSAYLVVRLFVGE